From a region of the Candidatus Kryptoniota bacterium genome:
- a CDS encoding response regulator transcription factor, which translates to MADKIRVLIIEDNPLLREGITSIIKRQPDIQVVSERGRGKKPLQKIRDLKPNVVLLDLALRSQRSLEIVKSVKSDFPGTKVIVMDLAPTEAEILMFVRAGVAGFVLKDATTADFLKTIRSVAHGKKVLPALMTGSLFSQIVEQAVSGAIPPRVIESVRMTKRERQVIELITDGLSNKEIANKLHLSTYTVKSHVHNILEKLLLRSRVQIAKYALTNQDIVKTEESISLIEE; encoded by the coding sequence TTGGCCGATAAGATTCGAGTACTGATCATCGAGGATAATCCGCTCCTGCGCGAGGGCATTACCTCGATTATCAAGAGACAACCCGACATTCAGGTTGTCTCCGAACGCGGTCGAGGCAAAAAGCCTCTCCAAAAAATCCGTGACTTGAAACCGAACGTCGTCCTCCTCGATCTGGCTCTCAGGAGCCAGAGGAGTCTCGAGATCGTCAAATCGGTTAAATCAGATTTTCCCGGGACAAAAGTGATTGTGATGGATCTGGCCCCTACCGAGGCGGAAATACTGATGTTCGTGCGGGCTGGAGTGGCCGGTTTTGTGCTCAAAGACGCCACGACCGCGGATTTTCTGAAAACTATCCGGTCGGTTGCCCACGGTAAAAAGGTTCTGCCGGCGCTCATGACCGGCTCGCTCTTTTCGCAGATCGTGGAACAGGCTGTAAGCGGCGCGATCCCTCCACGAGTCATCGAATCCGTCAGAATGACAAAGCGGGAGCGCCAGGTGATCGAACTGATCACGGACGGATTATCAAACAAAGAAATTGCGAATAAGCTTCACCTCTCCACCTACACGGTGAAAAGTCACGTGCACAATATCCTCGAAAAACTCCTCCTTCGGTCCAGGGTTCAGATTGCCAAGTATGCTCTTACGAACCAGGATATTGTGAAGACGGAGGAAAGCATATCCCTGATAGAAGAATAA